The following coding sequences lie in one Mycobacterium gordonae genomic window:
- a CDS encoding CaiB/BaiF CoA transferase family protein — MNFTANQPLSSLLVADFSRVLAGPYCTMTLGDLGADVVKVERPGGGDDTRAWGPPYVDGESTYYVGVNRNKRSVVLDLRDADDLRLAKTLADNADVLVENFRPGTMAGFGLDESTTRQTNPGLVYCSITAFGQDAGAHLAGYDLLVQALGGLMSVTGPNPGQPTKVGVAVVDVLAGLFATVGILSALRERDRTGRGQHVEINLMSTLLSALANQSASYVLAQKIPQAMGNAHPSIVPYDTYPTGDGMIVLAVGNDKQFGRLCEVLGVGDLAQDVRFRTNEARVLNRERLRDRLEWALSARSARDWTTALTDAGVPAGAVNNIAEAFTYASRLGLQPIRQSRDDDGPLGRQVASPISFSDTPVTYRTRAPRLGEHNTEIRSWLAGLEAERQTA, encoded by the coding sequence ATGAATTTCACTGCAAATCAACCTCTCTCATCGTTACTTGTCGCGGACTTCTCCCGGGTGCTAGCCGGGCCGTACTGCACGATGACGCTGGGCGACCTCGGCGCGGACGTCGTGAAGGTGGAGCGACCGGGAGGCGGGGATGACACTCGGGCCTGGGGGCCTCCGTATGTCGACGGGGAAAGCACTTACTACGTCGGCGTCAATCGCAACAAACGCAGCGTCGTGCTGGATCTGCGCGACGCCGACGATCTGCGGCTGGCCAAGACACTGGCCGACAACGCCGATGTGCTGGTGGAGAACTTCCGGCCCGGCACGATGGCCGGGTTCGGTCTGGACGAATCGACGACCCGGCAGACCAATCCCGGCTTGGTGTATTGCAGCATAACCGCTTTCGGTCAGGATGCCGGTGCGCACCTGGCCGGCTACGACCTGCTCGTCCAGGCACTCGGCGGGCTGATGAGCGTGACCGGCCCGAATCCTGGCCAGCCCACCAAAGTCGGGGTCGCCGTCGTCGATGTGTTGGCAGGTCTGTTCGCCACGGTAGGCATCCTGTCGGCGCTGCGGGAGCGCGACCGCACCGGCCGGGGTCAACACGTGGAGATCAACCTGATGTCCACGCTGTTATCCGCACTGGCCAATCAGTCAGCCAGTTATGTTCTGGCGCAGAAAATCCCGCAGGCGATGGGAAATGCCCATCCCAGCATCGTCCCGTACGACACCTACCCCACCGGCGATGGAATGATCGTGCTGGCAGTGGGAAACGACAAGCAATTCGGTCGACTCTGTGAGGTCTTGGGTGTGGGCGACCTCGCACAGGATGTGCGATTCCGCACCAACGAGGCCAGAGTGTTGAATCGGGAGCGGCTGCGCGACCGGCTGGAGTGGGCGCTGTCGGCGCGGTCCGCCCGGGACTGGACCACCGCCCTGACCGATGCCGGCGTTCCCGCGGGCGCGGTCAACAACATCGCCGAAGCCTTCACGTACGCGTCCCGTCTCGGGTTGCAGCCGATCCGGCAGAGCCGCGACGACGACGGACCACTGGGCCGTCAGGTAGCCAGCCCGATCAGTTTTTCCGACACCCCGGTGACCTACCGGACTCGTGCCCCCAGACTCGGAGAGCACAATACCGAGATCCGTTCGTGGCTTGCCGGTCTCGAGGCCGAGCGTCAGACCGCCTAA
- a CDS encoding LysR family transcriptional regulator → MELYQLRYFQTVAEVGTLRDAAERLAVSQSAVSRAIAMLEHEIGVELFTRRGRANELNRFGEAFLRTSLASQRSLETAVAGVRQLAGVDAGTVALGFLVSLGVATVPRLIRRHHDQHPAARFELRQCAGPALVNDLTTGVIDVCLSYPMAFDESPGVKWHKLFTQQLYAVVDRDHPLAHRDVIGFEELADQKFVALDRNHTLRRIFDDACTRHDMTPSIAFEGTDITTLRGLIGARLGVGVLPKAATPPPDIVEIAVDDPQLVRPIAVGWMTNRYLPPSAAAFRDTAIASCGLPDQDFSA, encoded by the coding sequence GTGGAGCTTTATCAGCTGCGGTACTTCCAAACGGTCGCCGAGGTCGGCACGCTGCGCGACGCCGCGGAAAGACTGGCGGTGTCGCAATCGGCCGTGAGCAGGGCCATCGCCATGCTTGAACACGAGATCGGCGTGGAGTTGTTCACCCGGCGCGGCCGGGCCAACGAACTCAACCGATTCGGGGAAGCCTTCCTGCGGACCAGCCTGGCCTCTCAACGCAGCCTCGAGACTGCCGTCGCGGGCGTGCGCCAGCTGGCGGGCGTCGACGCGGGGACGGTGGCCCTGGGTTTCCTCGTCTCGCTGGGGGTGGCCACGGTTCCCCGGCTGATTCGGCGTCACCACGATCAACACCCGGCGGCGCGCTTCGAACTGCGCCAGTGCGCCGGCCCCGCCCTGGTCAATGATCTGACCACCGGTGTCATCGACGTCTGCCTCAGCTATCCCATGGCCTTCGACGAATCGCCAGGGGTGAAGTGGCACAAGCTCTTTACTCAGCAGCTCTACGCCGTCGTAGACCGCGACCACCCGTTGGCGCACCGAGACGTGATCGGCTTCGAAGAGCTCGCCGACCAGAAGTTCGTGGCCCTGGACCGCAACCACACGCTGCGGCGAATATTCGACGACGCGTGCACACGCCATGACATGACGCCTTCCATTGCCTTCGAAGGCACCGACATCACCACCCTGCGCGGTCTGATCGGGGCGCGACTGGGCGTCGGAGTGCTGCCGAAGGCAGCGACGCCGCCGCCGGACATCGTCGAGATCGCGGTCGACGACCCACAATTGGTTCGGCCCATCGCCGTCGGATGGATGACCAACCGGTACTTGCCGCCGTCGGCCGCCGCGTTCCGCGACACCGCGATAGCGTCGTGTGGGCTACCGGATCAGGATTTCAGCGCTTAG